Proteins from one Gossypium raimondii isolate GPD5lz chromosome 8, ASM2569854v1, whole genome shotgun sequence genomic window:
- the LOC105792157 gene encoding protein FIZZY-RELATED 2 produces the protein MPINRMIDSNYNNSPSRTIYSDRFIPSRSGSNFALFDISNSPTSDQGKEDRSIAYQSLLRATLFGPDTPGTPVSRNIFRYKTETKRSLHSLQPLGYDESGLGISHSPVKAPRKVPTSPYKVLDAPGLEDDFYLNLVDWSPNNVLAVGLESCVYLWNACGNKVTKLCDLGIRDSICSVGWAQCGTHLAVGTNNGQVQIWDASNCRRVRTMEGHRSRVGVLAWSSSLLSSGSHDKSILQRDIRARDDFASKLVGHKNEVCGLKWSYDDRELASGGNENRLLVWNQHSTQPVLKHCEHTAAVKAIAWSPHRHGLLASGGGATDRCIRFWDTTTNTHLSCLDTGSQISNLVWPKNVNELVSTHGSSQDHIIVWRYPTMSKLATLTGHTTRVLYLAISPDGQKIVTGSGDETLCFWRLFPASKSQNTDSKIGASSFGRTSIR, from the exons ATGCCGATCAATCGCATGATCGACTCCAACTACAACAACTCTCCGTCGCGCACAATTTACTCTGATAGGTTTATCCCCAGCAGATCCGGCTCAAATTTCGCACTTTTCGACATCTCCAATTCTCCCACGTCAGACCAAGGAAAAGAAGACCGTTCTATTGCTTATCAAAGCCTTTTACGCGCCACGCTGTTTGGGCCCGATACGCCGGGTACTCCGGTTTCCCGCAATATTTTCCGGTACAAAACTGAAACTAAACGGTCTTTACATTCGCTTCAACCTTTAGGGTATGACGAGTCGGGCCTTGGCATTAGCCATAGTCCTGTTAAAGCTCCCAGGAAGGTTCCCACCTCACCTTACAAG gttttggatgCACCTGGATTGGAAGATGATTTCTATTTGAATTTGGTGGACTGGTCACCCAACAATGTCTTGGCTGTGGGGTTGGAAAGTTGTGTTTATTTATGGAATGCTTGTGGTAACAAGGTTACCAAGTTGTGTGATTTGGGGATTCGTGATAGTATTTGTTCAGTTGGTTGGGCTCAATGTGGAACTCACCTTGCTGTTGGAACTAACAATGGCCAAGTTCAG ATATGGGATGCATCTAACTGCCGCAGGGTAAGAACAATGGAAGGGCATCGATCACGTGTTGGGGTGTTAGCTTGGAGCTCTTCTCTATTATCTTCTGGTAGTCATGACAAGAGCATTCTTCAAAGAGATATACGTGCTCGGGATGATTTTGCCAGTAAGCTTGTTGGACACAAGAATGAG GTTTGTGGACTGAAGTGGTCTTACGATGACCGTGAACTAGCATCAGGCGGTAATGAGAACAGA CTTCTTGTTTGGAATCAACATTCAACTCAACCTGTCCTGAAACACTGTGAGCATACCGCTGCTGTAAAAGCAATTGCATGGTCTCCCCATCGGCATGGCCTTCTTGCATCTGGAGGTGGTGCAACTGATCGTTGTATTCGATTCTGGGATACAACCACTAACACACACTTGAGCTGCTTGGACACTGGCAGTCAG ATAAGCAATCTTGTGTGGCCTAAGAATGTCAATGAACTTGTCAGTACTCATGGATCTTCCCAGGACCATATAATTGTTTGGAGATACCCTACCATGTCAAAG TTGGCTACTCTCACGGGCCACACAACTCGAGTTCTTTATCTCGCAATCTCTCCGGATGGACAG AAAATAGTTACGGGATCTGGGGATGAGACACTTTGCTTTTGGAGGTTGTTCCCTGCCTCTAAATCTCAG